A window of Ignavibacterium sp. contains these coding sequences:
- the alaS gene encoding alanine--tRNA ligase, translated as MTSQEIRQQFLDFFKSKDHRIVPSSPVVPFDDPTLLFTNAGMNQFKDVFLGTGTREYKRAADTQKCIRVSGKHNDLEEVGHDTYHHTFFEMLGNWSFGDYYKKEAIMWAWELLTDVWKLPKERLWATVYKDDDEAFELWKQVTDINPKHILRFGEKDNFWEMGDTGPCGPCSEIHINLSDDYDNPSYVNAGTPECIEIWNLVFIQYNRDETGKLHELPAKHVDTGMGFERVCAVLQNKSSNYDTDIFMPLINEIVKLSGVKYENEEDKIPMRVIADHIRALTFAIADGAVPGNEGRGYVLRRILRRAARYGRKINLKEPFLFELVDILVSTMGGVFPEIKEKQDYVKKVIKAEEESFNATLDRGIELFEDVVRRLNKNNQKVIPGEDVFKLYDTYGFPVDLTSLMAREIGFSVDEAGFNKLMEAQRKKAREASKEKFASVNVVLTDLSSFNITDNKQVEFTGYDELKSEAKIIGIKKEGNANLIVLDRTPFYVEAGGQVDDIGKILAPSAEIEIVDVAKIENAVIHISENSVAESLQPGMKVIAEVDEKRRWDIMRNHSATHFLHKALRTILGTHVQQAGSYVGPDRLRFDFTHFAKLSPEEIEDIEALVNEQLRRNLPLIHHRNIPFDEAKKMGALMFFGDKYGDRVNVVQFGDFTMEFCGGTHVNNSSQIGLFKIVSEQSIASGVRRIEAVTGAGVEKFIHTQLEHLKESEKKIEELLDLKKKLEKEISELKMREKLEQLDHILSLHSEEKGVKIYKGKVHADNMDELKSLGDELRNKMGSGVGVLISQIEDKVGIVAVVSDDLIKKKNLSAGKIVGELAKLVGGGGGGRPHLATAGGKDIKAITKALAKVEEIVSQQNK; from the coding sequence ATGACTTCACAAGAAATACGACAACAATTTTTAGATTTTTTCAAAAGCAAAGATCATAGAATTGTTCCATCTTCGCCCGTTGTTCCGTTTGACGACCCTACTTTGCTTTTCACAAACGCAGGTATGAATCAGTTTAAAGATGTGTTTTTGGGAACGGGCACAAGAGAATATAAAAGAGCTGCAGATACACAAAAATGTATTCGTGTAAGCGGCAAGCATAACGACCTCGAAGAAGTTGGTCACGATACTTATCATCATACATTTTTTGAAATGCTTGGCAACTGGTCTTTCGGAGATTATTATAAAAAAGAAGCTATAATGTGGGCTTGGGAGCTCCTTACTGATGTGTGGAAACTTCCTAAAGAGAGACTTTGGGCAACAGTTTATAAAGATGATGATGAAGCTTTTGAATTATGGAAACAGGTTACCGATATAAATCCAAAACATATTCTACGATTTGGAGAAAAAGATAATTTCTGGGAAATGGGTGACACTGGTCCTTGCGGACCTTGTTCTGAAATTCATATTAATCTTAGCGATGATTATGATAATCCTTCTTATGTGAATGCCGGAACTCCTGAGTGTATTGAAATCTGGAATCTCGTATTCATCCAATATAATCGGGATGAAACCGGAAAGTTGCATGAACTTCCCGCAAAACATGTTGACACAGGAATGGGCTTCGAAAGAGTCTGTGCGGTACTTCAGAATAAATCTTCAAACTATGACACCGATATATTTATGCCTTTGATTAATGAGATAGTAAAATTATCCGGAGTAAAATATGAAAACGAAGAAGATAAAATTCCTATGCGTGTAATAGCAGATCACATTCGTGCGCTGACTTTTGCAATTGCTGATGGTGCTGTTCCCGGTAACGAGGGAAGAGGTTATGTGCTAAGAAGAATATTAAGAAGAGCTGCCCGATATGGAAGAAAAATTAATCTTAAAGAACCATTTCTGTTTGAACTTGTTGATATTCTTGTTTCTACGATGGGAGGTGTTTTTCCCGAAATAAAAGAGAAACAGGATTATGTTAAAAAAGTAATTAAAGCGGAGGAGGAAAGTTTTAACGCTACACTCGATCGCGGAATTGAATTGTTTGAAGATGTTGTGCGAAGACTCAACAAGAATAATCAGAAAGTTATTCCCGGAGAAGATGTCTTTAAACTTTACGACACCTACGGATTTCCTGTTGATCTTACAAGCTTAATGGCAAGAGAAATTGGTTTTTCAGTTGACGAAGCTGGTTTTAATAAACTGATGGAAGCTCAGCGCAAAAAAGCGAGAGAAGCTTCTAAAGAAAAATTTGCCTCAGTAAATGTTGTGCTTACAGATTTATCTTCATTTAACATTACAGATAACAAACAGGTCGAGTTTACTGGTTACGATGAGTTGAAATCAGAAGCAAAAATTATTGGAATAAAAAAAGAGGGAAATGCAAATCTGATAGTTCTCGACCGAACTCCATTTTATGTCGAAGCAGGTGGTCAGGTTGATGATATTGGAAAAATATTAGCTCCTTCGGCTGAGATTGAAATCGTTGATGTTGCTAAAATAGAAAATGCTGTGATTCACATTTCAGAAAATTCAGTTGCAGAATCTTTACAACCGGGAATGAAAGTAATTGCAGAAGTTGATGAAAAGCGTCGATGGGATATTATGAGAAATCACTCAGCAACACACTTCCTTCATAAAGCATTAAGAACAATACTTGGAACACATGTGCAACAAGCTGGTTCTTATGTTGGACCAGACAGATTAAGATTTGACTTCACACATTTTGCAAAATTAAGTCCCGAAGAAATTGAAGATATTGAAGCATTAGTCAATGAACAATTGAGAAGAAATCTTCCGCTTATTCATCATCGCAACATTCCTTTTGATGAAGCAAAGAAGATGGGCGCATTGATGTTCTTCGGAGATAAATACGGTGATCGTGTTAATGTTGTTCAGTTCGGTGATTTTACTATGGAATTCTGTGGTGGAACTCATGTTAATAATTCCAGTCAGATTGGTTTATTCAAAATTGTAAGTGAACAATCAATAGCAAGCGGAGTAAGAAGAATTGAAGCTGTTACCGGCGCAGGTGTTGAAAAATTCATTCACACTCAGCTTGAACATCTCAAAGAATCAGAGAAAAAAATTGAAGAGCTTCTTGACTTAAAGAAAAAACTTGAAAAAGAAATCTCTGAATTAAAGATGCGGGAGAAACTTGAGCAACTTGATCATATTCTTTCACTTCACTCAGAAGAAAAAGGTGTGAAGATTTATAAGGGCAAGGTCCACGCTGACAATATGGATGAACTCAAATCACTTGGCGATGAGCTTCGCAATAAAATGGGCAGCGGAGTTGGTGTTCTTATCTCACAGATTGAAGATAAAGTTGGAATAGTTGCAGTTGTTTCTGATGATCTTATCAAAAAGAAAAATCTTAGTGCGGGAAAAATTGTCGGTGAACTGGCTAAATTGGTTGGTGGCGGAGGCGGAGGTCGTCCACATCTTGCAACTGCCGGAGGAAAGGACATTAAGGCAATAACAAAAGCATTAGCTAAAGTTGAAGAAATCGTTTCACAGCAGAATAAGTAA
- a CDS encoding TonB family protein, which produces MAIKLQNYAEFKQNADKIMVETKNQVSDGELVLKLAGYNAQAFEQLFERYSPFLYGLIKKIIGDPKLSEQVLLNVFAIFWKRIEQYDTTTNNVFTFLSMLTRNRAVDVLKRMDEHKLSPLYDDNFENEKILPKLSPVIKPITLELALAFGERIKFYRSQLTEVQNLVLNQVFFEGLTDEEISKKLNIPEATVKQKIQTTLGTLMQNLSGKNLEAGGNKKVIDLIKLEAIGRLSQDEKEYLTNQKLEDPEFPWAILGEYQNLVALLSSVVVPEKPATDLTGEIKNLFGNVLIGKTELYNVVIPNKINIPSVSETKSEEKVESNPTEEFPIRFKEPSKQDLEILEEISHTVPEPVKVAEEKKEEIPVEKKPVVVENKIQQAPVIENKPQEIPSINKKEISESKIESKTSFSIESKISQPTKSEPAKQSINIDPHTVDPATINKKINQILSKTEEIKEKNKLVEEKKSVDEKPAIVKTELPKQESKAPEQKNIIKEVKPESKPAAKTTVKDLNKILDKAEQTSVKTEKPKEEVKKPVEQKNFTKEEKVTESKTEHKAVGNDDHQIEKLIEDYKHNYEKEIGELQKKLRRNIMITVGLIVLLLGGAAAIFLTMQKGSDKLVTKVEKPVVSESKPQKTLIETENNPSQQQNVNQNQSAQLNTEKPLTQQPNEKQNLNQQNNNQQQTEQPKKDEQKVVYPPLPEAPKIIEQVTNGNSRNDSENTQKPNDVAVTKVEKKIEEVIPPKEEKPLSEEPAFFVAVEEPPQPIGGLARIQQKIVYPLAAKNLGVEGKVLIQAIIDENGNVAKAKVIKGIGSGCDEVALDAVKSSKFTPGKQRGKNVRVQITIPIVFKL; this is translated from the coding sequence GTGGCAATAAAATTGCAGAATTATGCTGAATTCAAACAAAATGCAGACAAAATAATGGTTGAAACAAAAAATCAGGTCAGTGACGGCGAACTCGTATTAAAGTTAGCCGGATATAATGCCCAGGCATTTGAACAGCTTTTCGAAAGATATTCTCCATTTCTTTATGGATTGATAAAAAAAATTATTGGCGATCCAAAACTTTCTGAACAAGTTTTGTTAAATGTGTTTGCAATATTCTGGAAAAGAATTGAACAATATGATACCACCACAAATAATGTTTTTACCTTCCTTTCGATGCTTACAAGAAACCGCGCTGTTGATGTTCTTAAAAGAATGGATGAGCATAAACTTTCGCCTCTTTATGATGATAATTTTGAAAATGAAAAAATACTTCCGAAACTTTCACCCGTTATTAAACCAATTACTCTTGAACTGGCGCTTGCCTTTGGTGAAAGGATAAAATTTTACAGAAGTCAGTTAACAGAAGTACAAAATCTTGTATTAAATCAGGTTTTCTTTGAAGGATTAACTGATGAGGAAATATCAAAAAAATTAAATATTCCCGAAGCAACAGTTAAGCAGAAAATTCAAACCACTCTTGGAACTTTGATGCAAAATCTTTCGGGTAAAAATCTTGAAGCAGGTGGTAATAAAAAAGTTATTGATTTGATAAAGCTCGAAGCAATCGGAAGATTATCACAAGATGAAAAGGAATATCTCACAAATCAGAAGTTAGAAGATCCCGAATTTCCCTGGGCAATTCTTGGTGAATATCAGAATCTTGTTGCTTTGCTTTCTTCTGTTGTTGTTCCCGAAAAACCAGCAACGGATTTAACCGGCGAAATAAAAAATCTTTTCGGCAATGTTTTAATTGGAAAAACAGAGCTATATAATGTTGTAATACCAAACAAAATAAATATTCCTTCTGTTAGCGAAACAAAATCTGAAGAAAAGGTTGAAAGTAATCCGACCGAAGAATTTCCAATCAGATTCAAAGAACCAAGTAAACAAGATCTTGAAATATTAGAAGAAATATCTCATACAGTTCCCGAGCCGGTTAAAGTAGCTGAAGAAAAGAAAGAAGAAATTCCGGTTGAGAAAAAACCGGTTGTTGTTGAAAATAAAATTCAGCAAGCTCCGGTTATTGAAAACAAACCACAGGAAATTCCTTCGATTAATAAGAAAGAAATTTCTGAAAGCAAGATTGAGAGCAAAACTTCGTTTTCAATTGAGAGTAAAATTTCTCAGCCAACTAAATCTGAACCAGCAAAGCAATCAATAAACATTGATCCGCATACAGTTGATCCGGCAACAATCAACAAAAAAATTAATCAGATACTATCGAAGACTGAAGAAATAAAAGAAAAAAATAAACTTGTTGAAGAAAAGAAAAGTGTTGATGAAAAGCCTGCTATAGTAAAGACGGAATTACCAAAACAGGAATCAAAAGCGCCCGAGCAAAAAAATATTATAAAAGAAGTAAAGCCGGAATCAAAGCCAGCTGCCAAAACAACCGTAAAAGATTTAAATAAAATTCTGGATAAAGCTGAACAAACTTCAGTTAAGACAGAAAAGCCAAAGGAAGAAGTAAAGAAACCAGTTGAACAAAAGAATTTTACAAAAGAAGAAAAAGTAACCGAGTCAAAAACAGAACATAAAGCGGTTGGCAATGATGACCATCAGATTGAAAAATTAATTGAAGATTACAAGCACAATTATGAAAAAGAAATAGGTGAGTTGCAGAAAAAACTAAGAAGAAACATAATGATAACAGTTGGACTGATTGTTCTTCTTCTTGGTGGTGCAGCAGCAATATTTTTAACTATGCAGAAAGGTTCTGATAAACTTGTTACAAAAGTTGAAAAGCCGGTTGTAAGTGAATCAAAACCCCAGAAAACTTTAATTGAAACTGAAAACAATCCATCACAGCAACAAAATGTAAATCAAAATCAATCAGCGCAATTGAATACTGAAAAACCTTTGACTCAGCAACCAAATGAAAAACAAAATTTAAATCAACAAAACAATAATCAACAGCAAACAGAGCAACCGAAGAAAGATGAGCAAAAGGTAGTTTATCCGCCTTTGCCCGAAGCTCCTAAAATTATTGAGCAGGTTACAAATGGTAATTCTAGAAATGATTCGGAGAATACTCAAAAACCTAATGATGTTGCAGTAACCAAAGTCGAAAAGAAAATCGAAGAAGTAATTCCACCGAAAGAAGAAAAACCTTTAAGCGAAGAACCGGCATTCTTTGTTGCAGTTGAAGAACCACCACAGCCGATAGGTGGATTGGCAAGAATACAACAAAAAATTGTATATCCTTTAGCTGCGAAGAATCTTGGTGTTGAAGGTAAAGTACTTATTCAGGCGATTATTGATGAAAACGGAAATGTAGCAAAAGCAAAAGTTATAAAAGGTATTGGCTCCGGTTGTGATGAAGTAGCACTCGATGCAGTTAAGAGTTCAAAATTTACACCTGGTAAGCAACGCGGTAAGAATGTTCGTGTACAGATTACAATTCCAATCGTGTTTAAGTTGTAA
- a CDS encoding carbohydrate kinase, whose translation MKITSIGEILFDLFPNHKKLGGAPLNFIFHIHKLTGEGNIISRVGKDILGTKAVDEIKFAGLNTEYIQIDRIHPTGVANVTLDEDGNPEFEIDVERAFDFIEATDEVKHLVNNETNCLYFGTLAQRSETSRKSIQSLFNNRDLKYFCDLNLRNDFFDEEIVEASLTAADFLKVNYKEMGLLNDMITQIDYNTEKVAYELMEQFNISMIAVTRGKDGSTIFENGKRYDYSSTDVKVKDTTGAGDAFAAMLCLGYLQGLEINRINKLANDFAGEICMIDGAIPKNDRIYDNFRELIGIY comes from the coding sequence ATGAAAATAACTTCTATTGGAGAGATTCTGTTCGATCTTTTCCCGAATCATAAAAAACTCGGTGGCGCTCCACTTAATTTTATTTTTCACATTCACAAACTAACAGGCGAAGGAAACATTATTAGTCGTGTGGGCAAAGATATCCTCGGAACAAAAGCAGTTGATGAAATTAAATTTGCCGGACTTAACACAGAATACATTCAAATTGACCGGATTCATCCAACCGGAGTTGCAAATGTAACTTTGGATGAAGACGGCAATCCGGAGTTTGAAATAGATGTTGAAAGAGCTTTTGATTTTATAGAAGCAACGGATGAGGTAAAGCATCTGGTAAATAATGAAACCAACTGTTTGTACTTTGGAACTCTGGCTCAGCGTTCTGAAACTTCTCGAAAAAGCATTCAATCACTTTTTAATAATCGGGATTTAAAATATTTCTGCGATCTGAACCTCAGAAATGATTTTTTTGATGAAGAGATTGTTGAAGCATCATTAACAGCAGCAGATTTTCTAAAAGTTAATTACAAAGAGATGGGTTTGTTAAATGATATGATAACACAAATTGATTACAATACTGAAAAAGTTGCTTATGAACTGATGGAGCAGTTTAATATCAGTATGATTGCGGTTACAAGGGGCAAGGATGGTTCTACAATTTTTGAAAACGGAAAACGATATGACTACTCCTCCACAGATGTAAAAGTAAAAGATACAACCGGTGCCGGCGATGCTTTTGCTGCAATGTTATGTCTTGGATATTTACAAGGATTAGAAATTAATCGAATCAATAAACTTGCAAATGACTTTGCTGGTGAAATTTGTATGATTGATGGAGCAATTCCAAAGAATGACAGAATATATGATAACTTCAGAGAATTGATTGGTATTTATTAA
- a CDS encoding SRPBCC family protein: MKIYQLKSSQILPVSLTTAWKFFSDPKNLSKITPKWLNFEITSDLPNRMYAGMIISYKVRPMLNIPQTWVTEITHVNEPFYFVDEQRFGPYKMWHHEHIFTEIPDVGVEMQDIVTYVVPFGILGRIANSLFVRKKVLEIFEYRKEVLKKMFGPSVNREGKLEYFTLEKY, translated from the coding sequence ATGAAAATTTATCAACTTAAATCATCGCAAATATTGCCGGTTTCTTTAACAACGGCCTGGAAATTTTTCTCTGATCCTAAAAACCTTTCTAAAATTACACCGAAATGGTTGAATTTTGAAATCACTTCGGATTTACCAAACAGAATGTATGCCGGAATGATTATCTCATATAAAGTAAGACCAATGCTGAATATTCCTCAAACATGGGTTACGGAAATTACTCATGTTAACGAACCATTTTATTTTGTTGATGAACAAAGATTCGGTCCTTACAAAATGTGGCATCACGAACATATCTTTACTGAGATTCCCGATGTCGGTGTGGAAATGCAGGATATTGTAACTTATGTTGTTCCGTTTGGAATCCTTGGAAGAATTGCAAACAGTTTGTTTGTGAGAAAAAAAGTTCTGGAAATTTTCGAATACCGCAAAGAAGTTTTGAAAAAAATGTTTGGTCCTTCGGTTAATCGCGAAGGAAAGTTAGAATATTTTACTTTGGAAAAGTACTAA
- a CDS encoding DUF4440 domain-containing protein — protein sequence MNLKIIISILWLGSMFTFAQNQNELSSQIEKLNKIYAQSMIDNDTKTMMSLYTNDVVSLPSYQPMIRGIETLKSLSEQVENSEWKTTSFDMKTTDLIPAGNFVIEIGNYKMTMTGPGVPDWSDEGKYMTVWQKQDDGGLKIKIEMWNTDLNPWLQMQQSEGEQK from the coding sequence ATGAACTTGAAAATTATTATATCAATTTTGTGGCTTGGTTCGATGTTCACATTTGCACAAAATCAAAATGAGCTTTCTTCGCAAATCGAAAAGCTGAATAAAATTTATGCTCAATCAATGATTGATAATGATACTAAAACAATGATGTCACTTTACACCAATGATGTTGTTTCTCTTCCAAGCTATCAACCTATGATAAGAGGCATTGAAACTTTAAAGTCACTTAGTGAGCAGGTAGAAAATTCAGAATGGAAAACAACATCGTTTGATATGAAAACCACAGATTTAATTCCTGCCGGAAACTTTGTTATTGAAATTGGTAATTATAAAATGACAATGACTGGTCCTGGTGTGCCTGATTGGAGTGATGAAGGCAAATACATGACAGTCTGGCAAAAGCAGGATGATGGTGGTTTGAAAATAAAAATTGAAATGTGGAACACCGACTTAAATCCCTGGCTTCAAATGCAGCAATCGGAAGGTGAACAAAAATAA
- a CDS encoding class I SAM-dependent methyltransferase — protein MELKTNYNKIASAYDERYKSNYLTEVEKSLLSIASDKNIHSILEVGCGTGRWLRALSSHSKKLVGLDYSIGMLKVAATGQCDLVLINADACKLPFAKNSFDMIFCINAIHHFPNKELFFSEATATLTQNGIICIYGVDPQIDKDWYVYDYFNDVYEKDLERFPSLKETKQLCELFGLRIEEQMIVEKVYSERIGNEVFSDPFLKKHMNSQLANLSEEEYQEGIERIKHKISVEPETKFITDIKFYLTKARKES, from the coding sequence ATGGAACTAAAAACAAACTACAACAAGATTGCTTCGGCTTATGATGAGAGATATAAATCAAACTATCTGACGGAAGTTGAGAAATCTTTATTAAGCATTGCATCTGATAAAAATATTCATTCAATTCTCGAGGTTGGATGTGGCACAGGAAGATGGTTAAGAGCGCTTTCTTCGCACAGTAAAAAGTTAGTCGGACTTGATTACTCAATTGGAATGTTGAAAGTTGCAGCCACTGGACAATGCGATTTGGTGCTGATTAATGCTGATGCTTGTAAACTTCCGTTTGCAAAAAATAGTTTTGATATGATTTTTTGTATAAACGCAATTCATCACTTTCCAAACAAAGAACTATTTTTTTCTGAAGCAACAGCGACATTAACGCAAAATGGTATCATCTGTATTTATGGAGTTGATCCACAAATTGATAAAGACTGGTATGTGTATGATTACTTTAACGACGTATATGAAAAAGACCTGGAAAGATTTCCATCATTAAAAGAAACCAAACAATTATGTGAGTTGTTTGGACTTCGTATCGAAGAACAAATGATTGTTGAAAAAGTATATTCTGAAAGAATTGGCAACGAAGTTTTTTCAGATCCATTTCTTAAAAAACATATGAACTCTCAGCTTGCAAATCTTTCAGAAGAAGAATATCAGGAAGGGATTGAGAGAATTAAACATAAAATTTCTGTTGAACCAGAAACAAAATTTATCACTGATATTAAATTCTACTTAACAAAAGCAAGAAAGGAATCTTAA
- a CDS encoding AraC family ligand binding domain-containing protein, which yields MPVLIDKPTVIPAAGTKPKIIEEYFGRVNSNTSQVSIARMKSPAGWVEPAQQPEFDEYTVVLRGVLRVETKDKVFDVKEGSAILTKAGEWIRYSTPFEDGAEYVAVCIPAFSPDTVHREE from the coding sequence ATGCCGGTTCTGATTGATAAACCAACTGTAATTCCAGCGGCAGGAACAAAACCAAAAATTATTGAGGAGTATTTTGGTCGAGTAAACTCAAACACCAGTCAGGTAAGTATTGCAAGAATGAAAAGTCCTGCCGGTTGGGTTGAACCAGCACAACAACCTGAATTTGATGAATACACTGTTGTGTTAAGGGGTGTTTTGCGTGTTGAAACAAAAGACAAAGTGTTCGATGTTAAAGAAGGTTCAGCAATACTAACAAAAGCCGGTGAATGGATTAGATACAGCACGCCGTTTGAAGATGGAGCAGAATATGTGGCTGTGTGTATTCCTGCATTTTCACCCGATACAGTTCACAGAGAAGAATAA
- a CDS encoding acyl-CoA dehydrogenase family protein, giving the protein MFEFKFTDEQNMLRETVRDFTNNEIKPIASKIDQEGMIPKELIRKMAELGFLGISFPEEYGGGGFGEVGYCIMQEEIARGCMSTATFIGAHQSIGTNALFIGGTEEQKKKFIPPLAAGEKIAAFGLTEAQAGSDSFHLKTHAEPDGDEWVINGEKLWITNGGIADIISLFARTEKGITLFAVETDRPGFKAGPPEKKMGIRGSVTNALSFENVRVPKENLIGQEGRGFIYAMKTLDAGRLGLGAACLGVSKELLELSTKYAKERIQFDHPIAQFQAIQFMLAEMAVMIYNMESIVYRTAVDYDLHKDISRQSAMVKFYCSESLDKIVDYAVQIHGGMGYSQELPIERIYRDSRINRIFEGTNEIQKGIIARDIIKKSGRL; this is encoded by the coding sequence ATGTTTGAATTTAAATTCACAGATGAGCAGAATATGCTCAGAGAAACCGTCCGGGATTTTACCAACAACGAAATTAAACCAATTGCTTCAAAGATTGATCAGGAAGGAATGATTCCGAAAGAACTGATTCGCAAAATGGCTGAACTTGGTTTTCTGGGCATTTCATTTCCTGAAGAATATGGTGGTGGTGGATTCGGAGAGGTTGGTTATTGTATTATGCAGGAAGAGATTGCTCGTGGTTGTATGTCAACAGCAACTTTCATTGGTGCACATCAATCAATTGGTACAAATGCACTTTTCATTGGTGGAACAGAAGAACAGAAGAAAAAATTTATACCTCCGCTTGCTGCTGGTGAAAAGATAGCCGCATTCGGATTAACAGAAGCACAAGCCGGCTCAGATTCTTTTCACCTTAAAACTCATGCTGAACCTGATGGAGATGAGTGGGTTATTAACGGAGAAAAATTGTGGATTACGAATGGTGGCATTGCAGATATTATTTCTTTATTTGCACGCACAGAAAAGGGAATAACACTTTTTGCGGTTGAAACTGACAGACCTGGATTCAAAGCAGGACCACCCGAAAAGAAAATGGGTATTCGCGGAAGCGTAACAAATGCGCTCAGCTTTGAAAATGTTCGTGTGCCGAAAGAAAATTTAATCGGACAGGAAGGTCGTGGTTTTATTTATGCAATGAAAACTCTTGACGCGGGCAGACTTGGTTTGGGCGCTGCTTGTCTCGGAGTATCCAAAGAGCTTTTAGAACTTTCAACAAAGTATGCGAAAGAAAGAATTCAGTTTGATCATCCGATTGCACAATTTCAGGCAATACAATTTATGCTGGCTGAAATGGCAGTGATGATTTATAATATGGAAAGCATTGTTTATCGTACCGCAGTTGATTATGATTTACACAAAGACATTTCGAGACAATCGGCAATGGTTAAATTTTACTGCTCAGAGTCGCTTGATAAAATTGTTGATTATGCTGTTCAGATTCACGGAGGAATGGGTTATTCTCAGGAACTTCCGATTGAAAGGATTTATCGTGATTCCCGAATTAATAGAATTTTTGAAGGAACAAATGAAATTCAAAAGGGAATCATTGCACGTGATATAATTAAGAAAAGCGGAAGACTATAA
- a CDS encoding T9SS type A sorting domain-containing protein codes for MKKYFILCLIIISYVNHYSQPMPLSLGNSWVWEGENGTRHKVTIIDSGVVFNGKRYFTSGSGSYARYDDSDSIYYYVNMIDSQEVAYYKKGINTYDTINFLYYGLPSFFYLESEIPAIVFDSLVTIKWVSYDYFGLVRNDRLWTEEFGMLSERDAVTGTVFSTLLGCVIDGKVYGDTVTVSVDDYLTEVPNQFKLYQNYPNPFNPTTVISWQSPVGSWQTLKVYDVLGNEVATLVNEYREAGSYKVEFSTGSIGNASELPSGVYYYKLSVGNFSDVKKMMLIK; via the coding sequence ATGAAAAAATATTTTATACTTTGTTTAATTATTATTTCGTACGTAAACCATTATTCTCAACCAATGCCTTTGAGTCTAGGAAATTCTTGGGTTTGGGAAGGTGAAAATGGTACGCGACATAAAGTTACAATTATTGATTCGGGTGTCGTGTTTAATGGTAAGCGTTATTTTACTAGTGGAAGTGGTAGTTATGCGAGATACGATGATTCGGATAGTATTTATTATTACGTAAATATGATTGACAGTCAAGAAGTTGCCTATTATAAGAAAGGCATTAATACTTACGACACAATAAATTTTTTGTACTATGGTCTGCCATCATTTTTCTACCTTGAATCAGAAATTCCCGCTATTGTATTTGATTCATTAGTAACAATAAAATGGGTATCATATGATTATTTTGGTTTAGTTAGGAACGATCGTTTATGGACTGAAGAGTTTGGAATGCTCTCCGAAAGAGATGCTGTTACAGGAACTGTATTTTCTACTCTTTTAGGTTGTGTAATAGATGGTAAAGTTTATGGTGATACAGTAACAGTAAGTGTAGATGATTATTTGACAGAAGTTCCGAATCAGTTTAAGCTTTATCAGAACTATCCGAATCCATTCAATCCAACAACAGTAATAAGTTGGCAGTCGCCAGTAGGCAGTTGGCAAACACTTAAGGTTTATGATGTACTTGGCAACGAAGTAGCTACTTTAGTGAATGAATACAGAGAAGCGGGAAGTTATAAAGTAGAATTCTCCACAGGATCCATTGGAAATGCAAGTGAATTACCAAGTGGGGTATATTACTACAAATTATCAGTTGGTAATTTTTCAGATGTAAAGAAGATGATGTTGATTAAGTAA